In a single window of the Campylobacter hyointestinalis subsp. lawsonii genome:
- a CDS encoding capsule biosynthesis protein — MSKRAMILRSIKDIKQHKERLNRLDSFKTVIYIMIAVIFYYTFIAADRYVSEVSLSVKSTDGGSSPVSSLSGIASLVGVASSSTEDIKLLQEYIKSLDMLQKLDEKINLRSLYEKQKIDLFFRIYSSTSKESYLKYYRDRIHILFDDKTGLLNVAVEGFSPEDARIISATILEECERFINEISHNIAREQLRFAQGELESAKQKYKDAKNKLLEFQNQYGVFDPQSLAKTKAGFITEIELQISKKETELNTMRSYLNENAPEIVALKAELKANKEQLEKERRKVASNASQDKLNDVVAQFEALYLNLSFAEDVYKTAITAVETTRIEIGRKAKQVVIIQSPYVPQSAKYPDKIYNIVTIFVILTLIFGIVRLVRAIVDEHRY; from the coding sequence TTGAGTAAAAGAGCTATGATTTTAAGATCAATTAAAGATATAAAACAACACAAAGAGCGTCTAAATAGACTTGATAGTTTTAAAACTGTTATTTATATAATGATTGCGGTGATATTTTACTATACCTTTATCGCTGCTGATAGATATGTGAGCGAGGTATCTCTAAGCGTTAAATCCACAGATGGTGGTAGTTCGCCAGTTTCTTCTTTAAGTGGGATAGCGAGTTTAGTGGGAGTGGCATCTAGCTCAACTGAGGATATCAAGCTTTTACAAGAGTATATAAAATCCCTCGATATGCTCCAAAAACTTGATGAAAAGATAAATTTAAGATCGCTTTATGAAAAGCAAAAAATAGATCTATTTTTCCGTATCTACTCATCAACTAGCAAAGAGAGCTATCTGAAGTATTATAGAGATAGAATTCATATATTATTTGATGATAAGACAGGGCTATTAAATGTCGCTGTAGAGGGCTTTAGCCCAGAAGATGCGCGCATTATTTCAGCTACTATTTTAGAAGAGTGTGAGAGATTTATAAACGAAATTTCGCACAATATCGCTAGAGAGCAGCTAAGATTTGCCCAAGGTGAGCTAGAAAGTGCTAAACAAAAGTATAAAGATGCTAAAAATAAGCTTTTGGAATTCCAAAATCAATATGGAGTTTTTGACCCTCAAAGCCTAGCTAAAACAAAGGCTGGATTTATCACCGAAATAGAGCTTCAAATATCTAAAAAAGAGACCGAATTAAACACTATGAGAAGTTATTTAAATGAAAATGCACCTGAAATTGTAGCTTTGAAAGCTGAATTAAAAGCGAATAAAGAGCAGTTAGAAAAAGAAAGACGCAAGGTAGCATCCAATGCTTCTCAAGATAAATTAAATGATGTTGTGGCACAATTTGAGGCCTTGTATCTAAATTTAAGCTTTGCTGAAGATGTCTATAAGACAGCTATCACAGCGGTTGAGACGACTAGAATTGAGATCGGCAGAAAGGCTAAACAAGTAGTAATAATCCAAAGTCCATATGTGCCACAAAGCGCTAAATATCCAGATAAGATTTACAATATTGTCACGATTTTTGTGATTTTGACGCTGATTTTTGGGATTGTTAGGCTAGTTCGTGCTATCGTTGATGAACATAGATATTAA
- a CDS encoding outer membrane beta-barrel protein, translated as MFKFKSTILMLSLSATFALADGYFIGFSGGLNHSLVDEDNYDLISDNNLLLSPKFGYQIDNTHRYSISYEYGGKSSGSRSYDIELGGVVVANEWEKYEFTSHRFLLGYDYTPLIQPNLRADIGVFAGYSLGKFDVKNSLIQDIAQAIPSYLDGFSYGAKLGALYEIDDRWDIEFGAKIMRTMYKSKDLDISFDYGGKTYKIEDKPFRLKQLDMGAYLGVSYRF; from the coding sequence ATGTTTAAATTTAAATCTACAATTCTTATGCTATCTTTAAGTGCTACATTTGCTCTAGCTGATGGGTATTTCATCGGATTTAGTGGTGGCTTAAATCATAGCTTGGTCGATGAGGATAATTATGATTTAATATCAGACAATAATCTCTTATTATCACCTAAATTTGGCTATCAAATAGATAATACGCACAGATACTCTATATCATATGAATATGGCGGTAAATCAAGCGGTAGCAGAAGCTATGATATCGAACTAGGCGGCGTAGTCGTAGCAAATGAGTGGGAAAAATATGAATTTACTTCTCATAGATTTTTATTAGGATATGACTATACCCCATTAATACAGCCTAATTTAAGAGCCGATATAGGTGTATTTGCTGGATACTCTTTGGGTAAATTTGATGTAAAAAATAGCCTAATACAAGATATAGCCCAAGCAATTCCTAGCTATCTTGATGGGTTTAGCTATGGAGCAAAACTGGGTGCGTTGTATGAAATAGATGATAGATGGGATATAGAATTTGGTGCAAAAATTATGCGTACAATGTATAAAAGCAAAGATTTGGATATAAGCTTTGATTATGGTGGCAAAACCTATAAGATAGAAGATAAGCCATTTAGACTAAAACAGCTTGATATGGGGGCATATCTTGGCGTGAGTTATAGGTTTTAA
- a CDS encoding capsule biosynthesis protein, producing the protein MRLEERITGIKGKNVLLLQGPMGDFFNKLDNICTKKGAFVTRIGFNAGDAYFSKSKNYIAYKAKPKQWPKFINKFYQDNNIDIVFLFGDCRFYHKMAIKIARNLGISVYVFEEGYLRPGFITMESYGVNNHSKMPRNREFYDAYKPITKPFSAKSTSTYALMAWWATQYYLIANIFYFLYPNYIHHRDFSPIREGFYGIRNLFRKIKYKFSEKDLNERLNGELSGRYYFVALQTYDDFQVRTHSRFKTMESFIEYIISSFSKNAPKDMILIFKHHPMDRGKKNYSSYIKYLAQIYKVEGRVMAVFEAHLPTIIKNSKAVILINSTVGLNALSYSKPVICLGKSMYDIKGLTTKDINLDKFWTIQSKVDSELYAKFRAYLIDNTQIIGSYYLKDGVEFK; encoded by the coding sequence ATGAGATTAGAAGAGAGAATTACTGGCATTAAAGGCAAAAATGTCTTGCTTTTACAAGGTCCTATGGGGGATTTTTTTAATAAACTTGATAATATTTGTACCAAAAAGGGCGCTTTTGTAACTAGAATTGGCTTTAATGCTGGTGATGCCTATTTTTCTAAAAGCAAAAATTATATCGCATATAAAGCCAAGCCAAAGCAGTGGCCTAAATTTATAAATAAATTTTATCAAGATAATAATATTGATATTGTCTTTTTATTTGGGGATTGTAGGTTTTATCACAAAATGGCTATTAAGATAGCTAGGAATTTGGGGATTAGTGTTTATGTCTTTGAAGAGGGGTATTTGCGTCCTGGATTTATCACAATGGAGTCTTACGGGGTCAATAACCACTCTAAAATGCCTAGAAATCGGGAATTCTATGATGCTTACAAGCCGATAACCAAGCCATTTTCAGCTAAATCCACCTCTACTTATGCCTTGATGGCGTGGTGGGCGACGCAGTATTATCTCATAGCAAATATATTCTATTTTTTATATCCTAACTACATCCATCATCGTGATTTTTCGCCTATTAGAGAGGGGTTTTATGGAATTCGCAATCTTTTTAGAAAGATTAAATATAAATTTAGCGAAAAAGATTTAAATGAGCGTTTAAATGGGGAGCTAAGTGGGAGATATTATTTTGTAGCGCTTCAGACTTATGATGATTTTCAGGTTAGAACTCACTCTAGATTTAAGACTATGGAAAGTTTTATAGAGTATATCATCTCATCATTTTCTAAGAATGCGCCTAAGGATATGATTTTGATCTTTAAGCATCATCCTATGGATAGAGGCAAGAAAAATTATAGCTCATATATTAAGTATTTGGCTCAAATTTACAAGGTTGAAGGGCGTGTGATGGCTGTATTTGAGGCTCATTTGCCTACGATAATCAAAAACTCAAAAGCTGTAATTTTAATCAATAGCACCGTTGGGCTAAATGCCCTAAGCTACTCTAAGCCTGTAATTTGTCTTGGAAAATCTATGTATGATATCAAGGGGCTTACTACTAAGGATATAAATTTAGATAAATTTTGGACTATTCAATCTAAGGTTGATAGTGAGCTTTATGCCAAATTTAGGGCATATTTGATAGATAATACACAGATAATTGGGAGTTATTATCTAAAAGATGGGGTGGAATTTAAATAG
- a CDS encoding D-Ala-D-Ala carboxypeptidase family metallohydrolase, which produces MFKNSYFSNKELSCKCCGVNKIDDNFLALLIDIREHAKIPFIINSAYRCEEHNKAVGGAKNSKHLKGLAVDIAYKDSIELHKIIKSILDFDTLGKSRILIYKSFVHFDYDLATKEPIIKLM; this is translated from the coding sequence ATGTTTAAAAACAGTTATTTTAGTAATAAAGAGTTAAGCTGTAAATGTTGCGGTGTTAATAAGATTGATGATAATTTTTTAGCTTTGCTAATTGATATCAGAGAACACGCAAAAATACCATTTATAATTAATTCAGCTTATCGCTGTGAAGAACATAATAAAGCTGTAGGTGGCGCAAAAAACTCTAAGCACTTAAAAGGTTTAGCGGTTGATATTGCTTATAAAGATAGTATAGAACTTCATAAGATTATTAAAAGTATTTTAGATTTTGATACGCTTGGTAAATCTAGGATACTTATATATAAGAGTTTTGTGCATTTTGATTATGATTTGGCTACAAAAGAGCCCATAATAAAATTAATGTAA
- a CDS encoding glycosyltransferase family 4 protein, with the protein MGDLGLSLSKDRYSIIHNYIDENIFKYQEKSENLRTKILTIRPYHSRTYANDMAVKAVQILSTKPFFKDLEFCFVGDGELFDDTTEPLKKFNNVKIEKRFLTQEEIKSYHDNYGIFLTPTRMDSQGVSRDEAMSSGLVAITTNVAAIPEFVDNSCAIVVEPENPKALADAIEYLYHNPDAFLKLSKAGNNRVKSQSGFNQTILKELELVSG; encoded by the coding sequence TTGGGCGATTTGGGATTGAGCTTATCAAAAGATAGATACTCCATAATACATAATTATATAGATGAAAATATATTTAAATATCAAGAAAAATCAGAAAATTTACGAACCAAAATTTTAACCATACGGCCATATCATTCGCGTACTTACGCGAATGATATGGCCGTTAAGGCAGTGCAAATACTATCCACAAAACCATTTTTTAAAGATTTAGAGTTTTGTTTTGTGGGGGATGGGGAGTTATTTGATGATACTACAGAACCTTTGAAAAAATTTAATAATGTAAAGATAGAAAAAAGATTCTTAACTCAAGAAGAGATAAAGTCATATCATGATAATTATGGAATATTTCTAACCCCTACAAGAATGGATTCTCAAGGCGTAAGCAGAGATGAGGCTATGAGTAGTGGATTAGTAGCTATCACGACTAATGTAGCTGCTATACCTGAGTTTGTAGATAATAGCTGCGCTATTGTAGTAGAACCAGAAAATCCTAAAGCCTTAGCAGATGCTATAGAGTATCTATATCATAATCCAGATGCCTTCTTAAAACTATCAAAAGCAGGAAACAATAGAGTTAAATCTCAAAGTGGATTTAACCAAACTATATTGAAAGAATTGGAGCTTGTGAGTGGGTAA
- a CDS encoding cytolethal distending toxin subunit B family protein: MKNLLILLFSFISLYANIDDFKTATWNMQGSSASSEAKWSISVAQMFSGANGLDVLAIQEAGTLPATAEPTGREFRAFGTQVVVTEHVWNIGTRLRPDLIFIYYARTDLGGNRVNLALASRRQADEVFLLPPPTTVSRPMIGIRINNDAFFSIHALANGGADASAIVHNIDLFFQSTPTLANTNWIIMGDFNREPVDLLSTFELELRLRTRIITNNAITQISARRTLDYAVVGNSNRAIAPAPLPQISASTFFSGFRTHIASDHFPVTFRRFP, encoded by the coding sequence ATGAAAAATCTATTAATCTTATTATTTAGCTTTATAAGTCTATATGCTAATATAGACGATTTTAAAACAGCCACTTGGAATATGCAAGGCTCAAGTGCTAGTAGCGAGGCTAAATGGAGCATTAGCGTAGCTCAAATGTTCTCAGGAGCAAATGGGCTTGATGTCTTAGCTATCCAAGAAGCTGGCACCTTACCCGCTACAGCCGAGCCAACAGGAAGGGAGTTTAGAGCATTTGGCACACAAGTAGTTGTAACTGAGCATGTGTGGAATATCGGCACAAGACTAAGACCTGATCTAATCTTTATATATTATGCTAGGACAGATTTAGGTGGTAATAGAGTAAATTTAGCTCTAGCTAGTAGAAGACAAGCTGATGAAGTATTCTTACTTCCACCTCCAACTACAGTTTCAAGACCTATGATTGGAATTAGAATTAATAATGATGCATTTTTTAGTATTCACGCATTAGCTAATGGTGGAGCTGATGCTTCAGCTATCGTTCATAATATAGATCTATTCTTTCAAAGCACACCAACCCTAGCTAATACTAATTGGATTATAATGGGAGATTTTAATAGAGAGCCTGTAGATCTACTTAGCACATTTGAGCTAGAATTAAGACTTAGAACTAGAATAATTACAAATAACGCCATCACTCAAATAAGCGCTAGAAGAACTCTAGATTACGCTGTAGTAGGTAACTCTAATAGAGCTATCGCACCAGCGCCGCTACCTCAAATCTCAGCTAGCACATTCTTTAGCGGATTTAGAACTCATATAGCAAGCGACCACTTCCCTGTAACATTTAGGAGATTTCCATGA
- a CDS encoding ABC transporter ATP-binding protein — translation MIKLDNLTKFYPLSNGDKHFVFREFTFTFPDDCSIGLIGRNGAGKSTLMRLLSGADIPNAGRVITDKKISWPVGLAGGFQHALSARDNVKFVARVYGYRGEALEEKVRYIEEFAEIGKYFDEPMNTYSSGMRSRIGFGLSMAFDFDYYLIDEAGAVGDAKFKQKSDAIYQEKLSNSKVIMVSHNMSEIEQWCDKVILVNCGMTTVYDDVKEGIEMYKRICS, via the coding sequence ATGATAAAATTAGACAATTTAACCAAATTTTACCCATTAAGTAATGGTGATAAGCACTTTGTTTTCCGTGAATTTACCTTTACATTTCCTGATGATTGTAGTATTGGATTGATCGGTAGAAATGGCGCTGGTAAATCCACTTTGATGCGACTTTTGAGCGGAGCTGATATCCCAAATGCTGGCAGAGTCATCACGGATAAGAAAATCTCATGGCCGGTTGGTCTAGCTGGTGGATTTCAACACGCACTTTCAGCTAGGGATAATGTTAAATTTGTAGCTAGAGTTTATGGATATAGGGGTGAGGCTTTAGAAGAGAAGGTGAGATATATAGAGGAGTTTGCTGAGATTGGCAAATACTTTGATGAGCCGATGAATACTTACTCTTCTGGTATGAGATCAAGAATTGGATTTGGGCTTAGTATGGCTTTTGACTTTGATTATTATTTGATAGATGAGGCTGGGGCTGTGGGTGATGCTAAATTTAAACAAAAAAGCGACGCAATTTATCAAGAAAAATTAAGCAATTCTAAGGTAATAATGGTCTCTCACAATATGAGTGAAATAGAGCAGTGGTGCGATAAGGTGATATTGGTAAATTGCGGTATGACGACGGTTTATGACGATGTCAAAGAGGGAATTGAAATGTATAAAAGGATATGTAGTTGA
- the kpsM gene encoding capsule polysaccharide transporter KpsM yields the protein MLNVIRALFFRELKTRFGKNRHLGYFWVVGEPLMQILVITTLVALIREHITHLVVPGGTPVFMFLACGIIPFFMFRNIVTQLMGGIAGNLTLFFYKPVRPIHVFLARTLLEFYMYSLIFLCVMILAGWFVGYDVVPRDFLAMFISLMLMVLSGFSLGVIFAIITHFMEPLKIVLTYFTVALYILSCVIFPIWIIPSNILKYMLYNPMLHICESIKYYYFDGYPLADGVNLIYPLVFNVVLLFIGFWFYYYKRRELVASRP from the coding sequence GTGCTAAATGTTATAAGGGCGCTATTTTTTAGAGAGTTAAAGACTAGATTTGGCAAAAATAGGCATCTAGGATACTTTTGGGTGGTTGGTGAGCCTTTGATGCAGATATTAGTAATTACCACTTTAGTAGCTTTAATTCGTGAGCATATTACTCATTTAGTTGTCCCTGGTGGGACTCCTGTTTTTATGTTTTTGGCTTGTGGGATTATTCCATTTTTTATGTTTAGAAATATCGTTACGCAGCTTATGGGTGGGATAGCTGGGAATTTAACTCTATTTTTTTATAAACCTGTTAGACCAATTCATGTATTTTTAGCTAGAACTTTGCTTGAGTTTTATATGTACTCTTTGATATTTTTGTGCGTGATGATTTTGGCTGGGTGGTTTGTAGGTTATGATGTGGTGCCTAGGGATTTTTTAGCTATGTTTATTAGCTTGATGTTAATGGTGTTATCTGGATTTAGCCTTGGTGTGATTTTTGCGATTATTACGCATTTTATGGAGCCACTTAAGATTGTTTTGACATATTTTACAGTTGCTTTGTATATATTATCTTGTGTGATTTTTCCTATTTGGATAATTCCATCTAATATATTAAAATATATGCTTTATAACCCTATGCTTCATATTTGTGAGAGTATAAAATATTATTATTTTGATGGATATCCGCTAGCTGATGGGGTGAATTTGATCTATCCATTGGTTTTTAATGTAGTGCTATTATTTATAGGATTTTGGTTTTACTATTATAAAAGAAGAGAACTTGTAGCGAGCAGACCATGA
- a CDS encoding RICIN domain-containing protein, with translation MRNLLFLLFISIFFISCAGTKTPYAPLAIDDNSTTNNLKSNLFNRFDLGNNSNNSNSSPLLNLSLSTSLGSKSAPLTIINPKGGSAITVWALAPGNWLWGYTLDNSKDFGAARSWQVINLGDDIVLISNFLTNTCIHDEGSGITHRNCDINNKSQQWHLSAMDNGAIQIKSSASSKCITTDLGSLTQTGSYYSLAMRECNFKPNFNQQWVFIPEAAPTSPLLGYQQ, from the coding sequence ATGAGAAATTTGCTATTTTTGCTCTTTATATCTATATTTTTTATATCTTGTGCTGGGACTAAAACTCCATACGCACCACTTGCGATAGATGATAACTCTACTACAAACAATCTAAAATCTAATTTATTTAATAGATTTGATTTGGGTAATAACTCAAACAATTCAAATAGCAGCCCACTGCTAAATTTATCTTTATCCACATCTCTTGGGTCTAAATCAGCTCCACTAACTATAATAAACCCAAAGGGCGGCTCAGCAATAACTGTTTGGGCATTAGCTCCTGGTAATTGGCTATGGGGATATACCTTAGATAACTCAAAGGATTTTGGAGCAGCTAGATCGTGGCAAGTTATAAATTTAGGCGATGATATAGTATTAATATCAAATTTTCTTACAAATACTTGTATTCACGATGAAGGTAGTGGTATCACTCATAGAAATTGCGATATCAATAACAAATCCCAACAATGGCATCTATCAGCTATGGACAATGGTGCCATTCAGATAAAATCTAGTGCTTCAAGCAAGTGCATCACAACAGATCTTGGCTCACTAACTCAAACTGGCAGCTATTATAGTCTTGCCATGAGAGAGTGTAATTTTAAGCCAAATTTCAATCAACAATGGGTATTTATCCCTGAGGCCGCACCAACTTCTCCACTCTTAGGATACCAACAATGA
- a CDS encoding IS110 family transposase has product MKYYIGIDVSKLKLDICILKSLDSKDFKQIKNDKKDIKDFFISFENLNDLIVVFETTSTYSYNIAKVLTDLKIKYSELNPLKVSHFLKYISNKKNDKIDSYNLAYYSLKFENEIVFDSFNDKSKLLRSYQTLIELLNKINVQIQNYDDSQIHIYDENIKSVIDEFLDISNDNKRMLEDKAFDLVCDLLPQTKTILENEKGIGKNLAIYLFPVFYFNQDKNYKQIISYLGLSPKVFESGSSVKKKSIIDKKGNSNIRKALFLSSLSCVRYNPKFKRYYEHLLTQNKNKKVALVAVCNKIIRHLKNQYFRY; this is encoded by the coding sequence TTGAAGTATTATATTGGTATAGATGTATCTAAGCTTAAATTAGATATCTGCATATTAAAATCTTTAGATAGTAAAGATTTTAAACAAATAAAAAACGATAAAAAAGATATCAAAGATTTTTTTATATCTTTTGAAAATCTAAATGATTTAATTGTTGTCTTTGAAACGACTTCTACATACAGCTATAACATTGCAAAGGTTTTAACTGATTTAAAAATAAAATATTCAGAACTTAATCCTTTAAAAGTTTCTCACTTTTTAAAATACATAAGCAATAAGAAAAATGATAAAATAGATAGTTACAATTTAGCTTATTATTCTTTAAAATTTGAAAATGAAATCGTTTTTGATTCATTCAATGATAAATCAAAGCTCTTACGAAGTTATCAAACACTTATCGAACTTCTAAATAAAATAAACGTTCAAATACAAAATTACGATGATAGCCAAATTCATATTTATGACGAAAACATTAAATCCGTAATAGACGAATTTCTTGATATATCTAATGATAATAAAAGAATGCTTGAAGATAAAGCCTTTGATTTAGTTTGTGATCTACTACCTCAAACAAAGACTATTTTAGAAAATGAGAAAGGCATAGGTAAAAATCTTGCAATATACCTTTTCCCGGTATTTTATTTCAATCAAGATAAAAACTATAAACAGATTATTAGTTATCTAGGTCTATCTCCAAAAGTTTTTGAAAGCGGTAGCAGTGTAAAAAAGAAAAGTATTATCGATAAAAAAGGAAATTCAAATATAAGAAAAGCTCTTTTCTTATCATCTCTATCTTGCGTTAGATATAACCCTAAATTTAAAAGATATTATGAACATTTACTTACTCAAAACAAAAACAAAAAAGTCGCTTTAGTCGCAGTTTGCAATAAAATAATAAGACACCTAAAAAATCAATATTTCAGATATTAA
- a CDS encoding capsular polysaccharide biosynthesis protein: protein MNGYIFYIKNILSIFGKRKFYGWGRKKTGRFANYLSDKFNGEFRLLEDGFIRSVGLGVDGARAFSIVEDDIGIYYDATRPSRLEEILANFKFSDEILQEARWCMDFIITHNISKYNNAPNITQELIEKYELNKGKNILIIAQTRGDASLIYGLGDRVSSDEMIRAAIDENIGANILLKIHPDALNGKKKSDIDISNLPPQIKIITQDINPISLLKHIDKVYTKSSGMGFEALMCGCKCVCFGMPFYAGWGLSDDRIKAPSRRNRKLSIEQLFAGAYMIYAKYIDPYKGEKTSLKSLLPQINIIKNSKLNMDNNKKFLFGFSIWKRKFMVPFLGGNLNFISTFSKDPLLLALKKGLNPSSLVYIWGKKEYPKLQKWCDENSVSITRVEDGFIRSIGLGSDLTRPYSLVFDDVGIYFDTTKPSRLENILNYHKFSAYELEEARVLKQNLINSKISKYNDDKDGIIAPKNSKKIALVIGQVEDDASVKIGADGMKNIELIKQARSSSSKTHIIYKPHPDVLSGNRIGQVDESEALKYCDEIVTGVSMPVLLDIADEIHTMTSTSGLEAILRGKRVICYGRPFWAGWGLSDDKKPLPRRCRNLNIDELIAGAYIIYPRYIHPASLEPCGASDLVLALQEQKQELQKPINALLHKIWSLYARIGQKILYVVLFVVKR from the coding sequence ATGAATGGCTATATATTTTATATTAAAAATATTTTAAGTATTTTTGGTAAAAGAAAATTTTATGGTTGGGGTAGAAAGAAAACCGGAAGATTCGCAAACTATTTATCAGATAAATTTAATGGAGAATTTCGGCTTTTAGAAGATGGGTTTATCCGCTCGGTTGGGCTTGGAGTTGATGGTGCTAGGGCGTTTAGCATAGTTGAAGATGATATCGGGATTTACTATGATGCCACTAGGCCAAGCAGGCTAGAAGAGATTTTGGCAAATTTCAAATTTAGCGATGAGATTTTACAAGAGGCTAGGTGGTGTATGGATTTTATCATCACGCACAATATCTCAAAATACAATAACGCTCCAAATATCACCCAAGAATTAATAGAAAAATATGAGCTAAATAAAGGCAAAAATATCCTTATAATAGCCCAAACTAGAGGCGATGCGTCGCTGATTTATGGTCTTGGGGATAGGGTTAGTAGCGATGAGATGATAAGGGCTGCTATAGATGAAAATATCGGTGCTAATATACTTTTAAAGATCCATCCTGACGCACTAAATGGCAAGAAAAAATCTGATATAGATATATCAAATTTGCCCCCGCAAATCAAAATCATCACTCAAGATATAAATCCAATTTCGCTATTAAAGCATATAGATAAGGTATATACTAAAAGCTCTGGCATGGGCTTTGAGGCCTTGATGTGTGGGTGTAAGTGCGTTTGTTTTGGAATGCCATTTTACGCTGGTTGGGGGCTAAGTGATGATAGGATAAAAGCCCCAAGTAGGCGAAATAGAAAGTTAAGCATAGAGCAGCTCTTTGCTGGGGCATATATGATTTATGCTAAATATATTGATCCATATAAAGGCGAGAAAACTAGCTTAAAAAGCCTTTTGCCACAGATAAATATCATAAAAAATTCTAAATTAAATATGGATAATAATAAAAAATTTTTATTTGGATTTTCTATTTGGAAGCGAAAATTTATGGTGCCATTTTTGGGTGGAAATTTAAATTTTATAAGCACATTTAGCAAAGATCCACTTCTTTTGGCACTAAAAAAGGGATTAAATCCTAGCTCACTAGTCTATATCTGGGGCAAAAAAGAGTATCCAAAACTACAAAAATGGTGCGATGAAAATAGCGTGAGTATCACAAGGGTAGAAGATGGATTTATCCGATCAATCGGGCTAGGAAGCGATCTTACTAGGCCTTATTCTTTGGTTTTTGATGATGTTGGGATATATTTTGATACCACAAAACCAAGTAGATTAGAAAATATATTAAATTATCATAAATTCAGCGCTTATGAGCTAGAAGAGGCTAGAGTTTTAAAGCAAAATTTGATAAATAGCAAAATTTCAAAATATAATGATGATAAAGATGGTATAATTGCGCCTAAAAATAGCAAAAAAATAGCCTTAGTTATCGGTCAAGTCGAAGATGACGCTAGTGTAAAAATCGGCGCTGATGGGATGAAAAATATCGAGCTAATCAAACAAGCTAGATCAAGCTCTTCTAAAACTCATATCATCTACAAGCCTCATCCTGATGTGCTAAGTGGCAATAGAATAGGCCAAGTAGATGAGAGCGAGGCGCTAAAATATTGCGATGAGATCGTAACTGGGGTGAGTATGCCTGTGCTACTTGATATAGCTGATGAAATTCACACGATGACCTCTACAAGTGGCTTAGAGGCTATATTGCGTGGTAAAAGGGTTATTTGCTATGGTAGGCCGTTTTGGGCTGGTTGGGGGCTGAGCGATGATAAAAAGCCACTTCCAAGGCGTTGTAGAAATTTAAATATAGATGAATTAATCGCTGGAGCCTATATAATCTATCCTAGATATATCCATCCGGCGAGTTTAGAGCCTTGCGGGGCTAGTGATTTGGTTTTGGCTTTACAAGAGCAAAAGCAAGAGCTTCAAAAGCCTATAAATGCGTTATTACATAAGATCTGGTCGCTATATGCTAGAATAGGGCAGAAAATTTTATATGTAGTTTTATTTGTGGTCAAAAGATGA